From the Streptomyces sp. KMM 9044 genome, one window contains:
- the infB gene encoding translation initiation factor IF-2, which yields MAKVRVYELAKEFGVESKVVMAKLQELGEFVRSASSTIEAPVVRKLTDAFQQGGGNGKSGAKPGAPRKAAPRPAPSPAQARPAAPRPPAAPKPAAAQQPAASSEPAPTPPAGPRPTPGPRPAPRPAPAAPEFQAPPAPAAAQAPSPAPAGPKPGARPGAPKPGGRPAGQGGQGNQGGRPAGQGQRPGGGGQRSGGRPAGPRPGNNPFTSGGSTGMARPQSPRPQGARPGGPGAPGGGPRPQAPGGQGGGGPRPQAPGGQRPSPGSMPRPQGGGPRPGGAGPGGPRPNPGMMPQRPAAGPRPGGGPGGGRGPAGAGRPGGGRPGGGGFAGRPAGPGGGGGGRPGGGGGFAGRPGGGGFGGGGGRPGFGGRPGGPGGRGGTQGAFGRPGGPARRGRKSKRQRRQEYEAMQAPSVGGVMLPRGNGESIRLSRGASLTDFAEKINANPASLVAVMMNLGEMVTATQSVSDETLHLLAGEMNYTVQIVSPEEEDRELLESFDLEFGEDEGGEDDLVVRPPVVTVMGHVDHGKTRLLDAIRKTNVIAGEAGGITQHIGAYQVATEVNEEERRITFIDTPGHEAFTAMRARGARSTDIAILVVAANDGVMPQTIEALNHAKAAEVPIVVAVNKIDVEGADPTKVRGQLTEFGLVAEEYGGDTMFVDISAKQGLHIDSLLEAVVLTADASLDLRANPTQDAQGISIESRLDRGRGAVATVLVQRGTLRVGDTMVVGDAYGRVRAMLDDNGNNVAEAGPATPVQVLGLTNVPGAGDNFIVVDEDRTARQIAEKRAARERNAAFAKRTRRVSLEDLDKVLKAGEIQQLNLIIKGDASGSVEALESSLLQLDVGEEVDIRVLHRGVGAVTESDIDLAMGSDAIVIGFNVRAAGRAQQMAEREGVDVRYYSVIYQAIEEIEAALKGMLKPEYEEVELGTAEIREVFRSSKLGNIAGVLIRSGEVKRNTKARLLRDGKVIAESLNIVGLRRFKDDVTEIREGFEGGINLGNFNDIKVDDVIATYEMREKPRG from the coding sequence GATCGAAGCGCCCGTAGTACGCAAGCTGACCGACGCGTTCCAGCAGGGCGGGGGCAACGGCAAGTCCGGTGCCAAGCCCGGCGCGCCCAGGAAGGCCGCGCCCAGGCCCGCGCCGTCCCCGGCGCAGGCACGTCCGGCAGCACCGCGGCCGCCGGCCGCACCCAAGCCCGCCGCGGCCCAGCAGCCCGCGGCCTCGTCGGAGCCCGCTCCGACGCCCCCCGCCGGCCCGCGTCCGACGCCGGGCCCACGTCCCGCGCCGCGGCCGGCTCCGGCGGCCCCTGAGTTCCAGGCCCCGCCGGCGCCGGCCGCCGCTCAGGCTCCGTCTCCGGCTCCGGCCGGACCGAAGCCCGGCGCGCGTCCCGGCGCTCCCAAGCCCGGCGGTCGTCCCGCCGGTCAGGGCGGCCAGGGTAATCAGGGCGGCCGTCCGGCCGGTCAGGGCCAGCGTCCCGGTGGCGGCGGTCAGCGTTCGGGTGGACGCCCGGCCGGCCCGCGTCCGGGCAACAATCCCTTCACCTCCGGTGGTTCCACCGGTATGGCCCGCCCGCAGTCGCCCCGCCCGCAGGGCGCGCGTCCCGGCGGTCCGGGTGCCCCCGGCGGCGGTCCCCGTCCCCAGGCTCCCGGTGGCCAGGGCGGTGGCGGTCCCCGTCCGCAGGCTCCGGGCGGGCAGCGTCCCTCCCCGGGCTCGATGCCGCGTCCGCAGGGCGGCGGCCCCCGTCCCGGTGGCGCCGGCCCCGGCGGTCCGCGTCCCAACCCCGGCATGATGCCGCAGCGTCCGGCTGCCGGTCCCCGTCCCGGTGGCGGTCCCGGCGGTGGCCGTGGTCCGGCCGGTGCCGGTCGTCCCGGCGGCGGTCGTCCCGGTGGCGGCGGCTTCGCCGGTCGCCCGGCCGGCCCGGGTGGCGGCGGTGGCGGTCGTCCCGGTGGTGGCGGCGGTTTCGCCGGTCGTCCCGGTGGCGGTGGCTTCGGTGGCGGCGGTGGCCGTCCCGGCTTCGGTGGCCGTCCCGGCGGTCCCGGTGGCCGTGGTGGCACGCAGGGCGCCTTCGGCCGTCCCGGCGGTCCGGCCCGTCGTGGCCGCAAGTCGAAGCGGCAGAGGCGCCAGGAGTACGAGGCCATGCAGGCCCCGTCGGTCGGCGGTGTGATGCTGCCCCGCGGCAACGGCGAGAGCATTCGCCTGTCGCGCGGTGCCTCGCTCACCGACTTCGCGGAGAAGATCAACGCCAACCCGGCGTCGCTCGTCGCGGTCATGATGAACCTCGGCGAGATGGTCACCGCGACCCAGTCCGTCTCCGACGAGACGCTCCACCTTCTTGCCGGCGAGATGAACTACACGGTTCAGATCGTCAGCCCGGAGGAGGAGGACCGCGAGCTGCTGGAGTCCTTCGACCTGGAGTTCGGTGAGGACGAGGGCGGCGAGGACGACCTGGTGGTCCGTCCGCCGGTCGTCACCGTCATGGGTCACGTCGACCACGGCAAGACCCGCCTCCTCGACGCCATCCGCAAGACGAACGTCATCGCGGGCGAGGCCGGCGGCATCACCCAGCACATCGGTGCCTACCAGGTCGCGACCGAGGTCAACGAGGAAGAGCGCAGGATCACCTTCATCGACACCCCGGGGCACGAGGCGTTCACCGCCATGCGTGCCCGTGGTGCGCGGTCGACCGACATCGCGATCCTGGTCGTCGCGGCCAACGACGGCGTCATGCCGCAGACCATCGAGGCGCTCAACCACGCCAAGGCGGCCGAGGTCCCGATCGTCGTCGCGGTCAACAAGATCGACGTCGAGGGCGCCGACCCGACCAAGGTGCGCGGTCAGCTGACCGAGTTCGGTCTGGTGGCGGAGGAGTACGGCGGCGACACCATGTTCGTCGACATCTCCGCCAAGCAGGGTCTGCACATCGACAGCCTCCTGGAGGCCGTCGTCCTCACCGCAGACGCCTCGCTCGACCTGCGGGCCAACCCGACGCAGGACGCGCAGGGCATCTCGATCGAGTCCCGGCTCGACCGCGGCCGCGGTGCCGTGGCGACCGTCCTCGTGCAGCGAGGCACCCTGCGGGTCGGCGACACGATGGTGGTGGGCGACGCCTACGGCCGCGTGCGCGCCATGCTCGACGACAACGGCAACAACGTCGCCGAGGCCGGCCCGGCGACACCGGTCCAGGTCCTGGGCCTGACCAACGTCCCGGGTGCGGGCGACAACTTCATCGTCGTCGACGAGGACCGTACGGCCCGTCAGATCGCCGAGAAGCGCGCCGCCCGCGAGCGCAACGCCGCGTTCGCCAAGCGCACGCGCCGCGTGTCGCTGGAGGACCTGGACAAGGTGCTCAAGGCCGGCGAGATCCAGCAGCTGAACCTGATCATCAAGGGTGACGCGTCCGGATCGGTCGAGGCCCTCGAGTCCTCGCTGCTCCAGCTGGACGTCGGCGAAGAGGTCGACATCCGCGTCCTGCACCGCGGCGTCGGTGCGGTCACGGAGTCCGACATCGACCTGGCGATGGGCTCGGACGCCATCGTGATCGGCTTCAACGTGCGCGCCGCCGGGCGGGCACAGCAGATGGCCGAGCGCGAAGGCGTGGATGTCCGGTACTACTCGGTCATCTACCAGGCGATCGAGGAGATCGAGGCAGCCCTCAAGGGCATGCTCAAGCCGGAGTACGAAGAGGTCGAGCTCGGCACGGCGGAGATCCGCGAGGTCTTCCGCTCGTCCAAGCTGGGCAACATCGCGGGTGTTCTCATCCGCTCCGGCGAGGTCAAGCGCAACACCAAGGCGCGCCTCCTCCGCGACGGCAAGGTCATCGCGGAGAGCCTCAACATCGTCGGTCTGCGCCGCTTCAAGGACGACGTCACCGAGATCCGGGAAGGCTTCGAGGGCGGTATCAACCTCGGAAACTTCAACGACATCAAGGTCGACGACGTCATCGCGACCTACGAGATGCGCGAGAAGCCGCGGGGATAA
- the rbfA gene encoding 30S ribosome-binding factor RbfA yields the protein MADNARAKRLADLIREVVAQKLQRGIKDPRLGTHVTITDTRVTGDLREATVFYTVYGDDEERKAAAAGLESAKGVLRSEVGRAAGVKFTPTLEFVMDALPDTARNIEDLLDKARQSDAKVREASAGAAYAGGADPYRKPEDSEDSEDSETDDTAE from the coding sequence GTGGCCGACAACGCGCGGGCGAAAAGGCTGGCGGACCTCATCCGAGAGGTGGTGGCCCAGAAGCTGCAGCGTGGGATCAAGGACCCGCGGCTCGGCACGCACGTCACCATCACGGACACCCGGGTCACGGGTGACCTGCGGGAGGCGACCGTCTTCTACACGGTGTACGGGGACGACGAGGAACGCAAGGCCGCCGCGGCGGGCCTGGAGAGCGCCAAGGGCGTCCTGCGCTCCGAGGTGGGCCGGGCGGCGGGCGTGAAGTTCACGCCGACCCTGGAGTTCGTCATGGACGCGCTTCCGGACACCGCGCGCAACATCGAGGACCTCCTCGACAAGGCGCGCCAGTCCGACGCCAAGGTGCGCGAGGCGTCCGCAGGTGCCGCGTACGCGGGCGGGGCCGACCCGTACCGCAAGCCCGAGGACTCCGAGGACTCCGAGGACTCCGAGACGGACGACACCGCCGAATGA
- a CDS encoding DUF503 domain-containing protein, producing the protein MYVGTLSFDLLLGDVRSLKEKRSVVRPIVAELQRKYAVSAAEVDHMDLHRRAVVGLAVVSGDAAHLTDVLDRCERLVAGRPEVELLSVRRRFHGEDD; encoded by the coding sequence ATGTATGTGGGGACGCTGTCCTTCGACCTCCTCCTCGGCGACGTCAGGTCGCTGAAGGAGAAGCGCTCCGTCGTCCGCCCGATCGTCGCCGAGCTCCAGCGGAAGTACGCGGTGAGCGCGGCCGAGGTGGATCACATGGATCTTCACCGCAGGGCCGTCGTCGGCCTGGCGGTGGTGTCCGGCGACGCGGCGCACCTGACCGACGTACTGGACCGGTGCGAGCGGCTGGTCGCCGGGCGCCCCGAGGTGGAGCTGCTGTCCGTCAGGCGGCGCTTCCACGGCGAGGACGACTGA
- the truB gene encoding tRNA pseudouridine(55) synthase TruB encodes MTQKHTTPGGLVIIDKPSGFTSHDVVAKMRGIARTRRVGHAGTLDPMATGVLVLGIERATKLLGHLALTEKEYLGTIRLGQDTLTDDAEGEITSSTDASKVTREAVDAGVAKLTGAIMQVPSKVSAIKIDGVRSYKRAREGEEFDIPARPVTVSSFTVHDVRPAVAEDGTPVLDLVVSVVCSSGTYIRALARDLGADLGVGGHLTVLRRTRVGPYGLDTARTLDQLQQELAVLPITEAAAAAFPRWDVDVRRARLLTNGVRLEMPEEYAGTGPVAVFDPEGTFLALVEEHRGKAKSLAVFG; translated from the coding sequence ATGACCCAGAAGCACACCACGCCCGGCGGCCTTGTCATCATCGACAAGCCGTCGGGCTTCACTTCGCACGACGTGGTCGCCAAGATGCGCGGCATCGCCCGGACCCGCCGCGTCGGCCACGCCGGCACCCTCGACCCGATGGCGACGGGCGTCCTCGTCCTCGGCATCGAGCGGGCCACCAAGCTCCTCGGCCACCTCGCGCTGACCGAGAAGGAGTACCTGGGCACCATCCGGCTCGGGCAGGACACCCTCACGGACGATGCCGAGGGCGAGATCACCTCGTCCACGGACGCCTCCAAGGTCACCCGCGAGGCCGTCGACGCCGGGGTGGCCAAGCTGACCGGCGCCATCATGCAGGTGCCGTCCAAGGTCAGCGCCATCAAGATCGACGGCGTGCGTTCCTACAAGCGGGCCCGCGAGGGCGAGGAGTTCGACATCCCGGCCCGGCCGGTCACCGTCTCCTCGTTCACCGTCCACGACGTCCGCCCGGCCGTCGCCGAGGACGGCACGCCGGTGCTCGACCTGGTCGTCTCCGTCGTCTGCTCCTCCGGTACGTACATCCGTGCCCTCGCCCGCGACCTGGGCGCGGACCTGGGAGTCGGCGGTCACCTCACGGTGCTGCGCAGGACCCGCGTGGGCCCGTACGGACTGGACACGGCCCGCACCCTCGACCAGCTCCAGCAGGAACTGGCCGTGCTGCCGATCACCGAGGCCGCCGCGGCGGCCTTCCCCCGCTGGGACGTCGACGTCCGGCGTGCCCGGCTGCTCACCAACGGCGTGCGCCTGGAGATGCCCGAGGAGTACGCGGGCACAGGCCCGGTCGCCGTCTTCGACCCCGAGGGCACCTTCCTCGCCCTCGTCGAGGAGCACCGGGGCAAGGCCAAGAGCCTGGCGGTCTTCGGCTGA